The region tcctaagTACAGGGGATAATCGCCCGTGTCGTcaggtcgtgtggctcacacggccaagagacacgcccgtgtctaaggccgtgtggacattcaaaatagggcacatggtcgtgtcccagcccgtgtccaaattagggaggttattgacttgggtcacacggccaagtcatatgCCCTTGTGTTAGGCCATGGGTAAGtgcaagggtcacatggccaagccactaactcgtgtgccaggccatgtgaaaaatcctgagcattctattttgaaattttaagatgcagggaacacacggcctaaacacacgcccatgtgctaggccgtgtgtcacacacggctaagacacacacccgtgtctctacccatgtagacaaaaataggccatttccaaggccacttttctcacccaacttGTCCCACACCTACATCAACACATAAATACATTCACAAAGCAATACCAATCACTCAAATCAATACAAACCAAGTTTTAAACAAGTCGTTTTGTCACATATATCTTAGCATTCACATTTACCATGATGATCAAAACTCATATTTGCTTACTTATACCAAACACATATTAAACATGATAAaaccacacacacatatatatatttacatcatAATATGTTCACTTAAGCCATATCAATGGCCAGTTATCTCATCATTTGGCCAAacttagcctatacatgtcattatacccaAAAGAAATTTTTCTGTTTATACCGAAgtgagctgaaggatagtgtgatgttgctctgaccagcttccaacctttacaagcttccgagtactataaaaaagtggaaataaaacagagtaagctttaaatcttagtaagttcgtataacgggaaattaacttaccattcatttacatttaaggtaagcatataaaatacatatCTTCATCAAATTGTTCAATTGTCTAAACCCATATCTTtatcaagcatgttagtcatgtaattcacatgaatatcaagaaacatgtatgagctcatcaatatttaacttccacatacatgtatttatcaTTTCAAGTATCCATAAACATGTACATATTATTTCAAGTATTACTCATAGTAATTCATCTTGAATTCATATCATTTCATTTgggaactttacccgttgaatcatttaaaatatcgatggatacaagggTAGTACATATGAGGTGTACGAATCTGAAATCCGTCAATTTATTTTTGAGAGTGCTCATTTAAGCACATAATTGGGGAGCCTTCTCTCGatccatataacgggaagctcatgtgagccatgtaacgggaagcttatccgagctatataataggaagctcataagagtcatattcgggaagctcatgcgagccaataacgggtagctccgaaAAGTCATTAACGGGAAGCTCTGGATAGCGATATATCGAAAATTTCAAGCcagccatatcgggaagctccgaagagctattaatcaGAAAACTCACAAAGAGTCTTTAATCgtgaagctcacaaagagccatataaCGAGACGTTCATAATAGttgtggtgtgtctacaacacatgcagagtCACAACCAATCGgaatgctccgaagagctattaacgagaAGCTCACAAGAACCATAAAATGGAAAGCTCGAGAGAGCTATTAatgggacgctctttcgagctatggtgtgtccgcaacatatgtaggaccacaaccaatacgggaaccctgtatccaatCAAATTTTATCTATTCAAACAGGACTTAATATTTGTCGGGCTTTGTCATATATGtaattcatttcatgtaaatggcaattacacaattcatatatatacaacattcaattcaaacatataaatgtacacaatttagttacatgaacttacctcgacaatgttcgtgaaCTTGGATGCTACTAATCCGTTACTTTTTCTTTACCTTGATCTAGCTCCGTATTtagtctatccggatctatatgagtaaatttagctcaatttaatacaattcctattcaattcaattcacatcctaggaaaaattatcattttgcccttatacttttaattaattacaattttgtccctaggcttggaaaatgaaattcatgcaatttaatccttattccaagcctaactaatttttacatgtaacatttgcagcccatgaaattcataaaatttagaattttttcataaattttacatctttatcctaaatcacaatttcatcaaaatttactttacaaaagtttttttatatatcaacaacctttcattttctaccagaaatttttataattcatgcatattcagccatggcaaaaccctagtactttgataactttacaaattaatccctaagatagctaaattaagctattacgatcttagaaacataaaaatcattaaaaacgggacaaaaatgcttacccaattaagccaaataagcttgcttGAGTTTTCTTCTCTTAGCTGGGCTTTCCATAGAaaaaatttgggaaagatgatgaaaaagatgatattttcattatttaattaattatcatcttttattatttttttactttccaatttagaccttttctttaattaattttccatggatgaatcatcaaacttatctactaactcctcttaatggtttatttgccatataaggacctcaaattttgaatttcttagttatttgatccttttagctactagaattcaacttttgcatttcatgcaatttggtccttttatcaattaatcatgtaatcaataaaatttcttaatgaaatttttatatgatattcctatcatacggtagaccataaaataattttataataatttttcttacagactcgaatttgtggtcccaaaaccactattctgatttcactgaaaatcgaTTGTTACACATCtattattcatcaatggtaactttcaaaatttcgaataaaatcaaaaactaagatAGGATTTAGTGTCACCTAATTGTagcaatctcaaaaatataaaaattacaagaaacgggtaaAAATTAGACTCACATGCAGCAAAAATATGCAAAACCAGGTTAAACTCTCTCTTCCATGGTTGTTTGGCCGAAATTTTGTAGAAGAATAGCCTAGaagcttttaaaatttcaatttgtaattttaatttcataaaatttacaaattttccattaaatggcttattttattagttttttcttACTTATGCTGCCTCATCCATTGACTTAGGGTTATTTATTCCTTAAGTCCTTCCTTGTTTACtatttaagccatttaatcacttgtttcttataattagcaagttttacacctttttcaatttagtccattttaattaattaactaccaaaatgataaaattttctaacaaaactttaatactaccttaatgcctctccgtaaatatttataaaaatattcacgactcaatttttaaaaacgaggtctcgatacctcattttctaaaaccacttgacctaggATTTTACCACTCGAAcctaataattattataaaacataaattaccaattcaaaaatctttttaaatcACATTTGAttcgtaaatactaaataataaaatttacgagcttactcgtcggatttggtggcaccgaaccactgtttctgacaccactgaaaattgggttgttacagactagaagttcaccatcgctgtagtcttctacaacatcagcttcaccaaatttttctggttgtttttcctttttattcatagcctcccttttgatcttgttctgcagcttatagcactcagatttcaTGTGCCCCTTTTTCTTACAAAAGTTACAAattttacctttgtttgaagacttcgatcttcTCTTAGATTTCCCGCGAGAATTTCGTTCTTGTGTACTTCCACGATCATCGTCAGCATTTCGATCTTGTCtctcacgaacaatgagaccctctccttgagagtcgattttaaccacaagatgtttcatttTATCATGCGAGATTAAAGAATCacaaacctcatcaactgtgagagactcgcggctatataaaatcatgtccctaaaggttgaataagacgggggcaatgaacaaagtagaatcaaccctaaatctttcttatcatactgaacctccatggcctcgaAGTTTAAaacaatttctttaaacactgttaagtgttcatgcacagacgcaccttcctccaaatgataagcataaagacgttgcttcatatgcagcttgctggttagagtttttgacatacatatttgtttcagcctcttccataatgcagcggcggttttctccttcatcacatcctgcaaaatttcgttagacaaatgcagatgtaactgtgttaacgcctttcgatctttacgcctcttctcttcctccgtcaatgtcgaaggcatcttatctatcacTAGCAATGCATCCTCTAAGTCCATCTATGCAAGAACTGTCTGCATCTTTGTCTGCCACAACAAGAAATCTGGTGTTACGATCCAACAacgaaatttcatattttaaagatgctattaccgtgattgagatgaacaacccgaaagctcagataccaatttgggaaaaatagaatgtcggtaatgacaatgtatcgcaaagaaaagagagaaaaataaagaacatccAGATTTTTACATAGAAACtcttttgggaaaaaaccacgtgtagaggagaagataattcactatgtcgaattcgaatgattacaagaggagtaaactattctatttataggcttagaaaaccatattctaatagaagaAGTGTAGTAAAATTGAAAtactttattctaatcaatatcaaatagatgaagtgtaataaagttgaaaaaccttattctaaaataaaataaaaaaaagtgtagttctatatagattttacttttattttattttaccactattttattttaacaaaaattcgGGTCACCCAATTCTAACACTAATGTTTAACTCCCtttttataaatacaaaaataactaaaaaaggtTAGAGAAGAttctaaagaaataaatacatctaaATCTCAAGTGAGATCGATATAACTTGGTACCTATTCACATGTTATGCATAAAACTGATGTAAGGGTACTAATTCACATGTTATGCATGCATGAGACCAATCTCGATTAAAAAAAAGCAGCTTAGACCTTAGAATGTGGTGATTTTATGCCATTCGACAAGAAAGTTACTTTAGTTGAGGTGATTATTCAACTTCGACTCTATAGTATGACAATCATATGTTGTCTAATGAAGTAATCCGTTTGGGCGAGGCAATATTTAAAGTTATGAATTGACACTTCTCTTCATTCTCCTCTTTAATCGGGTAACCAGTTTGAGTGAAGTAATTTCATGTGATAAGAATAAATACAACTTTCAATCATAATAATTATTGTAAATCCATGTaggaaaatatttttgaaaaatatattcttttaaatgtactattaaaaaaacaaaatgggAAATTAATGTACGTTGCCATGCATTTAGGCAAAGAAAGAAATAAGGTTAATACATGTGTCAGTCCTGGATCTTGATCTCAATGAAGATCAATGAAACCATCTATCCTCCAAACAGATATAACGATTAACATGCGTAGCTTCAAAACCAAGAGTAATGGCAAATTTGTTTCCCGTATTTGGATTATCATCAGATTCAGACCAAGAACACAGTTCTAGTTTCTGGAATTTAAAGACATGCAGAGAGGTAAAGTGACAAGCTTAATTTCATTACACAAAAGACAAACATATTCAACCCGATTTGCTTATGTAAATTGTTAATTCAATACCTTTTTCATTGTTGTTCAGATCGTAACACTAAACCCACTTTCACACAGATCCTGGTAGCCTCATCGATCGGGATCATTGTTGCCGCAGCAGTGCGGTATCATGTAAAGAAGCGAAGGGATCAAAAGATCATTCCACGCTTAAGAGCAAGGGACACAGGCCATGGTCGCATTGAAAAGCTCGAAAGCTTCCCTCATTACGTAGGTAAAATAATTAACTCATATAAGATTTGTCACATTGTCTTGTATTGGCTTCGTTATCCATCAACGTGAAGCTTTGAAGCCCTTTTCGTCTGTTGTCTTGTTTCTTCCCTGTTTCAGCTAGGCAGATGGGATTTAAAGATAGAAGACATTGCCCTTTGCTCTGCAAGTTAGCAACAGAATACATCAGGAAATGCGATGGTTGCGAAgaggatatatatacatatttctcTAATGAACCAGATGTGGATTCACTGTTTGTTAAGCTCGTGGAAGAGTTTGAGAGATGCATTCTTAGTTATTTTGCATTTCATTGGAGTCATGCAGATCTTATGATTAGTCAGGTCAGCATCAACATGTATACACTATGTTGGTAATATATCgcttcaaatatatgaaaaaactataaaaactaTGATAGATACATGTTCAAATCCGACACATCCAAGTTCAAATAACATATAGTAAATGACTTGTTTTTTATCATATTGTTTTAGGTATTAAGTTCTGATGCTGAACCCAAGAGAAAGCTCAAGCAGATTGTCATGGCTGCAACTAGGTTGGGCATATTCTATTctttgattattgttattgtcagatcataataataactaaaaaaaaatattgaaataaggTAGATCTGAAGAATTGCAAATTAATATATCAACTTTAGATTATACCTATTTACAGCaagaaacttggattttaaaaCCTTAAAACTAGCGTAGCTATAGTCTCTCACCATTGTCGTCACTGCTGACAAGTAATACTGATTTCTACAAAAAGAACTTCGGTTTTGTAATATAGGGAACAAAGATTTGAGAGGGTGACAAAAAGTCTGaaggtggctagggttttcaatacATTGGTGGAAGAAATGAAAGCAATGGGACTCACCTCAACTGATGATTCTCGATGTACAGAGGTGATGGCTCCAGTGGCTCACAGTGATAGAAGCCCAGTGCTGCTACtcatgggaggtgggatgggagcTGGGAAGAGTACCGTCCTTAAGGACATCCTCAAAGAGTAAGCTCGTCCTATATCCAACACTCATCACCGAGTGACTCAATGGTAACGTAGCAGACAATTAGTCTCTTTTTGTTCCTGCAGAAGTAAAGTAACCATTTGTATGAATGACTATTTTAGTCAAGTAGACCTTCCATAAAGTTTGCTTTTGAAATTAGTAGTAAATATGAGTACTTACAAGGAACTAATGTTGAGTGTTTTGCTTAAAATATGAACAGAACATTCTGGGCAGGCGCAGCAGGAAATGCAGTAGTGATCGAGGCTGATGCATTCAAAGAATCAGATGTCATATACAGAGCCCTCAGCTCCAAAGGTCATGCAGACATGGTTCATACAGCAGAACTGGTAAGAGTCACTTTCTCAGCCTCACCAACTTTCACTGATAGTTTCTTTAGCAAACTGAATGATTTCAATTGCATAGGATTAATGGCTTTATACAGTAGCTAGCAGTAAACAAAGTTTTCTCCCAGCATGTACAGGTTATAATCTATGGAAACAAAGAGTTTCAATGCATTTCCCCATCTCATTCACTCCACTTGGATCCTATGATTGGCATCTCTATCACCCAAGCTGGTTGCACTTTTGGCCAAAATTTTGAGATCAAATAGCTCTTGGATTAAACTTCCTTTATTTCTAGAAATAACACTAGGTTGCCTTTCTAATTTATGTGTATATGTTTTAGTAATTAACTAGACTcaaaactaaaacataaaatcCATGCAACCTGAAGGAAAATGATTTAGTTGCATTATTAACTGAAAATGTCAAACATCTACATTTAGAAAATGCATACCAACGGCAACCAATTCAAATATTTTTCCAGCCTTTCCATAATGCAAGAGCCTCTGTAATCATTTTCTGAGCTACTCTGAGGTTGGACTTTCTTCCATCAACCTTTAATCAATTAACAACATCCCAGTAATCCATGTCCTGTAATATCTTGTCACTGCCACATGTGGCCCTAAAAAAGTTTCCTTCCCACATGAATAAGTGTATCTTTACATCAATAGtaataaatatttcatttttctgTTCTCCACCAAGTCAACATAGACTCATAGTTCTCAAACAAAAAACTCAATGTTAAATGcacaaatcaacaaaaaaaatactTCATAGGTAAATGAATAACATGGTAACCATATTAATGCTTCTCATTGGTTTTAACAATTGTCCCAAACAGGTGCACCAATCATCTACAGATGCAGCATCATCCCTCCTAGTGACAGCACTCAATGAAGGGCGGGACGTGATCATGGATGGAACACTCTCCTGGATACCATTTGTTGTGCAAACAATAACTATGGCCAGATGTGTCCATCGCCGGCGATATCGTATGGGTGTTGGTTACAAGCGAAAACCTGACGGGACTGTAATTGAGAACTACTGGGAG is a window of Gossypium hirsutum isolate 1008001.06 chromosome D08, Gossypium_hirsutum_v2.1, whole genome shotgun sequence DNA encoding:
- the LOC107908259 gene encoding calmodulin calcium-dependent NAD kinase isoform X2, which translates into the protein MQRDRNTKPTFTQILVASSIGIIVAAAVRYHVKKRRDQKIIPRLRARDTGHGRIEKLESFPHYVARQMGFKDRRHCPLLCKLATEYIRKCDGCEEDIYTYFSNEPDVDSLFVKLVEEFERCILSYFAFHWSHADLMISQVLSSDAEPKRKLKQIVMAATREQRFERVTKSLKVARVFNTLVEEMKAMGLTSTDDSRCTEVMAPVAHSDRSPVLLLMGGGMGAGKSTVLKDILKETFWAGAAGNAVVIEADAFKESDVIYRALSSKGHADMVHTAELVHQSSTDAASSLLVTALNEGRDVIMDGTLSWIPFVVQTITMARCVHRRRYRMGVGYKRKPDGTVIENYWEQIEEDQLQGGKRRKPYRIELVGVVCEAYLAVIRGIRRAIMCRRAVRVQSQLKSHKRFANAFPTYCQLVDSARLYSTNALEGPPKLIGWKERERTLLVDPDEIDCLKKVGRLNEEAESIYELYKHPNPACEAGSIWKDIVLSPSRLNIQKELKFTIQKVERMTQHKKS
- the LOC107908259 gene encoding calmodulin calcium-dependent NAD kinase isoform X1, producing the protein MANLFPVFGLSSDSDQEHSSSFWNLKTCREILVASSIGIIVAAAVRYHVKKRRDQKIIPRLRARDTGHGRIEKLESFPHYVARQMGFKDRRHCPLLCKLATEYIRKCDGCEEDIYTYFSNEPDVDSLFVKLVEEFERCILSYFAFHWSHADLMISQVLSSDAEPKRKLKQIVMAATREQRFERVTKSLKVARVFNTLVEEMKAMGLTSTDDSRCTEVMAPVAHSDRSPVLLLMGGGMGAGKSTVLKDILKETFWAGAAGNAVVIEADAFKESDVIYRALSSKGHADMVHTAELVHQSSTDAASSLLVTALNEGRDVIMDGTLSWIPFVVQTITMARCVHRRRYRMGVGYKRKPDGTVIENYWEQIEEDQLQGGKRRKPYRIELVGVVCEAYLAVIRGIRRAIMCRRAVRVQSQLKSHKRFANAFPTYCQLVDSARLYSTNALEGPPKLIGWKERERTLLVDPDEIDCLKKVGRLNEEAESIYELYKHPNPACEAGSIWKDIVLSPSRLNIQKELKFTIQKVERMTQHKKS